The window GCTAAAACGCCAAAATGCTGCCGAACTGGCGAAGTCGCCTCGGGTGCGGATTGTCGAAGCCGACTTCTGCGATACTGCCGCGATGGAGCAACTGTTTGCTGAGCAGCGTTTCACGCACGTCGTGCATCTGGGTGGTTCTCCGGGCGTCCCTTACAGCGTGAATCATCCGGCCGAAGTGCTGCACAACAATGTGCAAGGAACGCTGTCGTTGCTCGAAGCTGCCCGGCGACATCCGGTCGAGCGGTTTTTGTTCAGCAGCAGTTCGACGGTCTACGGCCCGGGAGCGAAAGCGCCGTTCGTCGAAGACGCGCCGCTCGGCACCCCGGCCAGTCCCTATGGCGTGAGCAAGCGCGCCGCGGAATTGCTGGGACTCAACTACGCCAAGCTCCACGGCGTGCCGTTTGTTTCGCTCCGGCTGTTCAATGTTTACGGCGTGCGGATGCGCCCCGAGTTATCGCTCGCGGCATTTGCCACTGCCGTGAAAAACGAAAAGCCGATTCGCCTCTTCGGCGATGGAAGCGTGCTGCGCGACTTTACGCACGTCAGCGATATTTGCCGCGGCGTGATCAGCGCGCTCACCGCGCCGAACATCGCGGGCGAATGCCTGAACCTCGGCCATGATCAGCCGGTGATGATGCGCGATCTGATCACGCTCATTGAGAAATGCGCGGCGAAGAAGGCGCTCATCGAGCGCCTTCCCGCGCGATCGGAAGACATGCCGCTGACACACGCTGATCTGACGAAGGCCCGCCGGCTGCTGGGATATCAACCGGCGGTTTCGCTCGAACAGGGCGTGCGCGATTTTGTGAGCTACTAGCGAACGGCCAATTGGGCGCGCGACGCACGGAAGAAGCCGAACTTCTCCAGCGACTTATAAACTTCCTCAAGCGTCTTCTCGCCGAAGTTGGCGATGCTGAGGAGCTGCGACGGGGTGCTGTTGAGCAGGTCGCGGACAGTGAAGATGCCGCGCTCTTCCAGGCAGTTGGTGGTGCGGACCGAGAGGCCGATTTCGGCCGTGCTCATTTCCAACCGTTCCTTTTGTTGGCGAGCTTGTTCGTCTTGGCGGCTGAGCGGAATGCGGGTACGGCTCATGGGGTTCCCTCCCGAAAAACTGGGTTCAAACTGCAAACCTGGCTGGGCGTCCAATCGTTGGAAGCCAATCAGCCGGGCGAAAGTATAATGGCTCGTCACTCATTTTCCACATGCTAGCGTGAATTTTTCCAAGAATGATTCATGAAGTGACAGCAGACTTATGCTAGCTCGCCTCCGCCGCAAACGGCGACGAATTTGGTAAAATCGAAGCATGGACGCCGAGCAAAACCACCTCCCCCTGACGGATCTCTTCGCCTCGCTGACTGCCGCCCAACTGGCCGCTGTGGAGCACATTGATGGCCCGATGCTCACGCTGGCCGGG is drawn from Anatilimnocola floriformis and contains these coding sequences:
- a CDS encoding NAD-dependent epimerase/dehydratase family protein, translating into MTVLVTGGAGFIGSHLAHALLEHSAAANSPLASSTIVVLDNFNDYYDPQLKRQNAAELAKSPRVRIVEADFCDTAAMEQLFAEQRFTHVVHLGGSPGVPYSVNHPAEVLHNNVQGTLSLLEAARRHPVERFLFSSSSTVYGPGAKAPFVEDAPLGTPASPYGVSKRAAELLGLNYAKLHGVPFVSLRLFNVYGVRMRPELSLAAFATAVKNEKPIRLFGDGSVLRDFTHVSDICRGVISALTAPNIAGECLNLGHDQPVMMRDLITLIEKCAAKKALIERLPARSEDMPLTHADLTKARRLLGYQPAVSLEQGVRDFVSY
- a CDS encoding DNA-directed RNA polymerase subunit alpha C-terminal domain-containing protein translates to MSRTRIPLSRQDEQARQQKERLEMSTAEIGLSVRTTNCLEERGIFTVRDLLNSTPSQLLSIANFGEKTLEEVYKSLEKFGFFRASRAQLAVR